One window of Kiloniellales bacterium genomic DNA carries:
- a CDS encoding aldehyde dehydrogenase family protein yields the protein FGPVLSIIPFETEEEAVAIANDTTYGLTNYVQSQDGAKRNRVARGLRSGMVEMNGQSRGAGSPFGGVKASGNGREGGVWGLEDFCEVKAVSGWGE from the coding sequence TTCGGCCCGGTGCTCTCGATCATCCCCTTCGAGACCGAGGAGGAGGCGGTCGCGATCGCCAACGACACGACCTACGGCCTGACCAACTACGTGCAGAGCCAGGACGGGGCGAAGCGCAACCGGGTCGCGCGGGGGCTCCGCTCCGGCATGGTCGAGATGAACGGCCAGTCGCGCGGCGCCGGCAGCCCCTTCGGCGGGGTCAAGGCCTCCGGCAACGGCCGCGAGGGCGGCGTCTGGGGCCTGGAAGACTTCTGCGAGGTCAAGGCGGTCAGCGGCTGGGGCGAGTGA
- a CDS encoding AAA family ATPase, with protein MDVRAWLDEIGLGQYGELFVEHRIGLDVIPDLTDSDLEKLGIPLGDRKRLLKAVARLAEHSADREAAKGLPVGSAGAERRQLTVMFCDLVGSTALSTRLDPEEMREVIRDYQNAVARAVGPFDGNVAKFMGDGVLVYFGYPKAHEDDGERAVRAGLAVTTAVRGLQTPAHEALSARIGIATGLVVVGDLAGEDAVEEEAVVGETPALAARLQAIAEPDTVVISPRTRHLVGGLFEYEDLGRQRLKGIAEPVRAWRVLHERRMESRFEATHVADLTPFVGRDQEVALLLDRWRLAKDGEGQVVLLSGEPGIGKSRIMQTLREHIAAEPHTRLRYQCSPYHTNSALFPIIAQLELAAGFASEETRERKLEKLETLLAKSSENVEDVAPLLAALLSLSTNSRYPPLELTPQRQKEKTLEALIDQLVGLAERRPVLMVFEDAHWIDPTTRELLELTADRCRDKRVLLVITFRPDFESNWTRYSHVTLFSLAPLGRRDRTAMVAHLTRGKSLPREVIDQIVAKTDGVPLFIEELTKAVLESGLLKDEGRRYSLIGPLPPLAIPETLKDSLMARLDRLPQVKDVAQIGAVIGREFSYELVAAVAAVGEDDLQKGLEELAETELVFQRGTPPRSTYLFKHALVQNVAYESLLKRKRERLHARLAEVLEAQFPEKSKVEPEILAHHFTEAGLVERAIGYWHAAGQRASERSASLEAVAHLDKGLALLNSLPKTPERARQELELQLAFCSALIQTKGQGASELEPHYLQARHLCREVGDQSRLFTVTFGLWNLNVSRLRLEAAKDLSEDLLALALQQTDPSLHLQGHHAGWTTKFYLGKPGPCVEHADQASRLYDREQHASHKFLYAGHDPGVCSRNYSALSFALLGYPDQAAGRAQEAVVLGRDISHPFSLVLALVCSALVHQFRREADPARVFAEAAMALCAEQGVAPQYLATARVIHGWATAIEEDVGKGIDGIRNGLDALTATGVALRRSYCLSLLAEAYHRDGNRDAGLEVLTEAKALCETTGEIWWEAEIHRMMGELMVEQAAGDEHEGSARLLRALEIARQQSAKWLELRAAMSLARLSRRQGELAEAREALAPTYEWFTEGFDTPDLKTAEKLLDELV; from the coding sequence ATGGATGTTCGCGCTTGGCTCGATGAGATCGGTCTGGGGCAATATGGAGAACTCTTCGTCGAGCACCGCATCGGCTTGGATGTCATCCCGGACCTGACCGACTCCGATTTGGAGAAGCTCGGCATTCCACTCGGTGACCGAAAGCGGCTGCTCAAGGCCGTCGCTCGTCTCGCCGAGCATTCAGCAGACCGCGAGGCGGCTAAGGGTCTTCCGGTGGGCTCGGCGGGGGCCGAACGTCGGCAGCTGACCGTGATGTTTTGCGACCTGGTCGGCTCGACCGCACTATCGACGCGGCTCGACCCGGAGGAGATGCGCGAAGTCATCCGTGACTACCAAAACGCGGTCGCTCGTGCGGTCGGCCCCTTCGATGGAAACGTCGCCAAATTCATGGGTGACGGCGTGCTGGTCTATTTTGGCTATCCGAAAGCCCATGAAGACGATGGGGAGAGGGCCGTGCGGGCCGGACTTGCCGTCACGACGGCAGTCCGGGGCCTGCAAACGCCTGCCCATGAAGCCTTGTCGGCGCGGATTGGCATCGCCACTGGCCTGGTCGTGGTGGGCGACCTCGCCGGCGAGGACGCTGTAGAGGAGGAGGCCGTGGTCGGCGAAACGCCGGCCCTGGCAGCACGGCTGCAAGCCATCGCCGAGCCGGACACCGTCGTCATCAGCCCGCGCACGCGGCACTTAGTCGGTGGCTTGTTCGAGTACGAAGATTTGGGTCGACAACGACTGAAGGGCATCGCTGAACCGGTCAGGGCGTGGCGCGTGCTCCACGAACGCCGGATGGAAAGCCGCTTCGAGGCGACACATGTGGCCGACCTTACGCCCTTCGTCGGCCGCGATCAGGAAGTGGCGCTGCTACTGGACCGCTGGCGGCTGGCCAAGGATGGCGAGGGACAAGTGGTGCTGCTGTCCGGCGAACCCGGAATCGGCAAGTCTCGGATTATGCAGACCCTTCGCGAACACATCGCGGCCGAGCCGCACACGCGGCTCCGCTATCAATGCTCGCCGTACCATACCAACAGTGCCCTGTTCCCGATCATCGCTCAGCTTGAGCTTGCCGCGGGGTTCGCATCCGAGGAAACGCGCGAGCGAAAGCTGGAGAAGCTTGAGACCTTACTCGCCAAGTCGTCGGAAAACGTCGAGGACGTGGCGCCGTTGCTCGCGGCGCTGCTGTCACTGTCCACCAATAGCCGCTACCCGCCGCTCGAGCTGACCCCACAACGTCAGAAGGAGAAGACACTCGAGGCGCTGATCGACCAACTCGTCGGCCTCGCCGAGCGACGGCCGGTGCTGATGGTCTTTGAGGATGCGCACTGGATCGATCCGACGACACGAGAATTGCTGGAATTGACGGCGGACCGCTGTCGCGACAAGCGCGTGTTGTTGGTCATCACCTTTCGGCCCGATTTCGAGTCAAACTGGACTCGCTATTCGCATGTCACCTTGTTTTCGCTCGCACCCTTGGGGCGCCGCGACCGCACGGCAATGGTGGCGCATTTGACCCGAGGCAAGAGCCTGCCCCGGGAGGTCATCGATCAGATCGTGGCCAAGACCGACGGTGTGCCGCTATTCATCGAGGAGCTGACCAAAGCCGTTCTGGAGTCCGGTCTCCTCAAGGACGAAGGGCGCCGTTATTCCTTGATCGGCCCGCTGCCGCCGCTCGCCATCCCAGAGACGCTAAAGGATTCCCTGATGGCACGGCTCGACCGGCTGCCGCAGGTTAAAGACGTCGCGCAGATCGGCGCCGTGATCGGCCGTGAGTTCTCCTATGAACTCGTGGCGGCGGTTGCGGCCGTGGGCGAAGACGACCTGCAGAAGGGACTCGAGGAACTCGCCGAGACAGAACTCGTGTTCCAGCGCGGCACACCACCGCGATCAACCTACCTATTCAAGCATGCTCTGGTGCAGAACGTCGCCTACGAGTCCCTACTCAAGCGCAAACGCGAGCGGCTACACGCGCGCCTCGCCGAGGTCTTGGAGGCGCAGTTTCCAGAGAAGTCGAAAGTCGAGCCGGAAATCTTGGCCCATCATTTCACCGAGGCCGGCCTGGTCGAGCGGGCAATCGGATATTGGCACGCGGCCGGGCAACGGGCGAGCGAACGCTCGGCCAGTCTGGAGGCCGTCGCCCACCTGGACAAGGGGCTCGCCCTCCTCAACAGCCTTCCCAAAACGCCCGAACGGGCGAGGCAGGAGCTTGAGCTACAGCTGGCCTTTTGTTCAGCGCTGATTCAGACCAAGGGTCAGGGCGCGTCGGAGTTGGAGCCGCATTATCTGCAGGCCCGTCACCTCTGCAGAGAGGTGGGCGATCAGTCTCGGCTGTTCACGGTGACCTTTGGCCTCTGGAATCTAAACGTCTCTCGCCTTCGACTGGAAGCGGCGAAGGATTTGAGCGAGGACCTGCTCGCCCTCGCCCTGCAACAAACTGACCCTAGTTTACACCTGCAAGGCCACCACGCGGGCTGGACCACCAAGTTCTATTTGGGAAAGCCGGGGCCCTGCGTTGAGCACGCCGACCAGGCCTCACGCCTTTACGACCGCGAGCAGCATGCCTCGCACAAGTTCCTCTACGCAGGTCACGATCCCGGCGTGTGCAGCCGAAACTACAGTGCCCTGTCCTTTGCTCTTCTCGGGTATCCGGATCAAGCGGCAGGCCGTGCGCAAGAAGCCGTCGTCCTGGGCCGCGACATTTCGCATCCCTTCAGCCTCGTGCTGGCACTCGTGTGTTCCGCTTTGGTCCATCAGTTCCGGCGCGAAGCCGATCCGGCGCGAGTATTCGCCGAAGCCGCGATGGCACTCTGCGCGGAGCAGGGGGTCGCGCCGCAGTATCTGGCAACCGCGCGCGTTATTCACGGCTGGGCAACTGCGATCGAAGAGGACGTGGGAAAGGGCATCGACGGCATCCGGAACGGTCTTGATGCGCTGACCGCCACGGGGGTCGCACTCCGCCGCTCTTACTGCCTCAGTTTGCTCGCGGAAGCTTATCACCGAGATGGCAATCGAGACGCGGGCCTCGAAGTGCTGACCGAAGCTAAAGCTCTTTGCGAGACAACAGGCGAGATATGGTGGGAAGCAGAAATCCACCGGATGATGGGCGAACTCATGGTCGAGCAAGCGGCCGGGGATGAGCATGAGGGCTCAGCTCGTTTGCTCCGCGCTTTGGAGATCGCTCGGCAGCAGAGCGCCAAGTGGC